TGGGGGTTGCTCCTATATTCCCGGTATCCCGCCCGGTTGGTGGTGCTGTATTCTAATATTTGGTTGTTGGGGCATATGTAACAATCATAATATTCGTCATAGACGTATTCGCGTTTTTTAAAGTAACCATCTTTGGTCATCGGCCTCTTATAGGGCATAACGGGAAGCGCTCCTGCCTCAATGATTTCTCTGCATATCCCGGGGGTTTTGTAGCCTGCATCAACCACTACCGCCTCTATTTTAGAAAATTTATCGTTTACTTCTTGAAATAAATCGGAGAATACCTGGCTGTCATGAACATTTCCAGGTGCTATTTTGACACCAAGGACAAAGTTGTTCCGGTCACAGGCTACAGAAGCTGTGTAGGCAAAGCAGCGCTCTTTTTCCCCTTTTTGAAACATCCCACTTTCAGGATCTGTGGTGCTTACCCTGACTTTTTTAGAGCTATTTTCTCCTTTGTTGTTATCGTCATCATCATCTTCTTCTTCAAAGGGCTTTTTACCGTTTGCTTCCCGTTCGGCGTTGATTTCTTTTAAAAGTTCTTCCTTATATTTTTGAGTCCGTTGCTTAGCGACTTTCTCGATATATTTATTCTTATTGGCACTGGCTTTTATGTGAGTAGCATCGATAAATACTGCATCTGTTTTAACAAACCCGCATTCTATTGCTTCCATCAACACCCGCTCGAATATCTTTTCAAATAGATCACTTTCCTTAAACCGCCGTTCATAGTTTTTTCCAAAAGTTGAAAAGTGAGGTATTTTTTCTTGTAATCCATAGCCTAAAAACCAACGGTAAGCTACATTGACTTCTACTTCTCTGATGGTTTGGCGCATGGAGCGGATTCCATACAATGCTTGGAGCATGAGTAGCTTAATTAACACTACCGGGTCAATACTAGGTCTTCCTGTATTTTCGCTATATAGGTCTTTTACTTCATCATAAATGAAATTAAAATCGATGCTTTCTTCTACTGCCCTAAGGAGATGGTCTTGAGGTACTAAGCTATCGATGCTTACTAATTCTACCTGCTCTATTATTTCTCGATTTTTCTTCGTTAACATTTCATCGCCCCACAATATTTTTGTATCTTCTTTAATTTTACTAAAAAGCTGATGATTTTTGTACTAGCTTTTGCAAAAAAAGACTGTCGACAGTTACTTTGTCGACAGTCTGAAGCCGCTCCAGAAAGGAGCGGCTTTTAAAATGCCTTGAGAGGGTTTAAGGCCTTCTGCATCTCTTCCTTTATTCTCTCCAGGCCTTCGGGGGTTTTGGCTTCGCAGCGCACGATGAGCTCGGGTCCGGTATTGGAGGCCCTGACCAGGCCCCAT
The DNA window shown above is from Thermosediminibacter oceani DSM 16646 and carries:
- a CDS encoding IS1182 family transposase translates to MLTKKNREIIEQVELVSIDSLVPQDHLLRAVEESIDFNFIYDEVKDLYSENTGRPSIDPVVLIKLLMLQALYGIRSMRQTIREVEVNVAYRWFLGYGLQEKIPHFSTFGKNYERRFKESDLFEKIFERVLMEAIECGFVKTDAVFIDATHIKASANKNKYIEKVAKQRTQKYKEELLKEINAEREANGKKPFEEEDDDDDNNKGENSSKKVRVSTTDPESGMFQKGEKERCFAYTASVACDRNNFVLGVKIAPGNVHDSQVFSDLFQEVNDKFSKIEAVVVDAGYKTPGICREIIEAGALPVMPYKRPMTKDGYFKKREYVYDEYYDCYICPNNQILEYSTTNRAGYREYRSNPQICCKCPMRLQCTKSKNYTKIITRHIWEHYIEIAEDIRHTQWGKELYKMRGQTIERVFADAKEKHGMRYTNLRGLRKVGHYLTLLFACMNLKKLALWKKRRGTFPPTVPALHSFFLKIFFAFNKKPLLGYAS